A single genomic interval of Adhaeribacter pallidiroseus harbors:
- a CDS encoding cytochrome c oxidase subunit 3, protein MEPDKKNTIGTSQSSTFSRIEKVHPFLMMLYLVMVGVSVLFLILMVAYIRTRLLEEGPINRHFPKFFSFSTILILCSSFVVSRSPYFYRKDDLLKLKITLWATLILGMGFVWSQIAGWREMAMNGIAFQGGGSGTYIYLISALHSVHLLGGFVYLAYILLKTLHASLNPIRTLVFIRNPYRRQQVNMLCTYWHFMDILWVSIYLVFLFFNY, encoded by the coding sequence ATGGAACCGGATAAAAAAAACACGATTGGCACCTCCCAGAGTTCTACCTTTTCCCGCATAGAAAAGGTACATCCTTTTTTAATGATGCTGTATTTAGTGATGGTAGGGGTGTCGGTGCTGTTTTTAATTTTAATGGTAGCGTATATCCGAACCCGTTTGCTGGAAGAAGGGCCTATTAACCGGCATTTTCCGAAGTTTTTTAGTTTTAGTACCATCCTGATTTTGTGCAGTAGCTTTGTTGTTAGCCGTTCGCCTTATTTTTACCGCAAAGATGATTTGCTAAAATTAAAAATAACGTTGTGGGCTACTTTAATTCTCGGAATGGGATTTGTGTGGTCGCAGATAGCTGGTTGGCGCGAAATGGCGATGAACGGCATTGCTTTCCAAGGGGGTGGTTCGGGTACGTATATTTACCTGATTTCGGCATTACACAGTGTGCATTTGCTCGGTGGCTTTGTTTATCTTGCTTATATTCTCCTGAAAACTTTGCACGCCTCCTTAAATCCTATTCGTACTTTGGTATTTATTCGAAATCCGTACCGCCGGCAACAGGTAAATATGTTGTGTACTTACTGGCACTTCATGGATATTTTGTGGGTAAGTATTTACCTGGTTTTTCTTTTCTTTAATTATTAA
- a CDS encoding DUF4920 domain-containing protein: MKPALFLFALLFSASGCLLPATAQITSPVKDKTAQLKQFGRPVSATTVIPAAQLPLVLAGKDSVQAKVAGVVQDVCQVKGCWMDVKLTNDTRMKVRFRDYGFFVPKNLNGKEVVFEGTAYQEVISVADQQHYMKDAGKSPAEIKAIVQPKKEITFVADGVQVR; the protein is encoded by the coding sequence ATGAAACCAGCACTCTTTCTGTTTGCCCTCCTGTTTAGTGCTTCCGGCTGCCTGCTACCGGCTACGGCCCAAATAACTAGTCCGGTTAAAGATAAAACCGCCCAATTAAAACAATTTGGCCGACCGGTTTCGGCTACCACGGTTATTCCTGCGGCGCAATTACCTTTGGTTTTAGCCGGCAAAGATTCGGTACAAGCCAAAGTAGCCGGCGTGGTGCAAGACGTATGCCAGGTGAAAGGTTGTTGGATGGACGTGAAATTAACCAACGATACCCGCATGAAAGTACGCTTCCGGGATTACGGCTTTTTTGTACCTAAAAATTTAAACGGGAAAGAAGTAGTATTTGAAGGCACCGCTTACCAGGAAGTTATTTCGGTAGCCGACCAGCAGCATTATATGAAAGATGCCGGCAAATCACCCGCCGAAATAAAAGCCATTGTTCAACCTAAAAAAGAAATAACCTTTGTGGCCGATGGCGTACAAGTAAGATAA
- the ligA gene encoding NAD-dependent DNA ligase LigA, with translation MNELQAQARIQELTQRIHYLNHQYYQNSLSEVSDYEFDMLLEELNRLEQQYPAYRLPNSPTQRVGGTVTKTFKAVKHKYPMLSLSNTYSEEDLREFDKRVRKVLEGDFEYICEQKFDGVAVSLTYQNGELTLGATRGDGTRGDDITQNIRTIRALPLHLQAGDYPTGFEVRGEAFMPFSVFQQLNAEREDIGELLLANPRNATSGTLKLQDSAVVAKRKLSCFMYSLLAQPLPFETHSESLEALQRWGFPVSPTYRKCATLDEVLAYINEWETKRFSLPIATDGIVIKVNNFNQQEELGYTAKSPRWAIAYKYKAMSASSRLQSIRYQVGRTGAVTPVALLEPVQLAGTTVKRASLHNANEILRLDIHEGDVLFVEKGGEIIPKITGVDKTQRLPDSQPVKYRDTCPACGTPLVRTEGEAHFYCPNDTGCPPQIKAKIEHFITRRAMNIENLGPETIEQLYTEGLLRNVADLYDLKFEQLVHLERLGEKSVTNLLAGLEKSKEVPYDRVLFAIGIRFVGSTVARKITERFASIETLQAASYEDLINVPEIGDRIALSILSYFKNDENLRLIERLKAAGLQFSREEDQNQAATSTKLVGLTFVISGVFETHSRDELQDLITQNGGKVVSSISKKLSYLVAGDKMGPAKLEKANELGIKIISEVDFLNMVA, from the coding sequence ATGAACGAACTTCAGGCGCAAGCCCGTATTCAGGAACTTACCCAACGCATTCATTATTTAAACCACCAATATTACCAAAACAGCCTTTCGGAAGTAAGCGATTATGAATTTGATATGCTGCTGGAAGAACTTAACCGCCTGGAGCAGCAGTATCCGGCTTACCGGCTGCCCAACTCGCCTACCCAGCGCGTAGGCGGTACTGTAACCAAAACGTTTAAGGCCGTAAAGCATAAGTACCCCATGCTCTCACTGAGTAACACTTACTCCGAAGAAGATTTACGAGAATTTGATAAACGGGTGCGCAAAGTGCTGGAAGGCGATTTTGAATACATTTGTGAGCAAAAATTTGACGGAGTAGCCGTAAGTTTAACTTACCAAAATGGCGAACTAACTTTAGGCGCAACCCGTGGCGATGGTACCCGCGGCGACGATATTACGCAGAACATCCGGACCATCCGGGCCTTGCCTTTGCATTTACAAGCCGGCGACTACCCCACCGGTTTTGAAGTACGCGGCGAAGCTTTTATGCCGTTTTCCGTTTTTCAGCAACTCAACGCCGAACGCGAAGACATTGGCGAGTTATTACTGGCTAATCCGCGAAACGCTACTTCGGGCACTTTAAAATTACAAGACTCCGCGGTTGTCGCGAAACGGAAACTAAGCTGCTTTATGTACAGTTTGCTGGCCCAACCCTTGCCCTTTGAAACGCACTCCGAGTCGCTGGAAGCCTTACAACGCTGGGGCTTTCCGGTATCGCCTACGTACCGCAAATGCGCTACTCTGGACGAAGTGCTGGCCTACATTAACGAATGGGAAACCAAACGTTTTAGTTTACCTATTGCCACCGACGGTATTGTTATTAAAGTAAACAATTTTAACCAGCAGGAAGAACTGGGTTATACGGCCAAAAGCCCGCGCTGGGCCATTGCGTACAAGTATAAAGCCATGAGCGCCTCCTCCAGGCTGCAAAGCATCCGATACCAAGTGGGGCGCACCGGAGCGGTAACCCCGGTAGCTTTGCTGGAACCGGTACAACTGGCGGGCACGACGGTAAAGCGAGCTTCGTTGCACAACGCCAACGAAATACTGCGTTTGGATATTCACGAAGGCGACGTGCTATTCGTGGAAAAAGGCGGTGAAATTATTCCCAAAATAACCGGGGTAGATAAAACCCAGCGCTTACCCGATAGCCAGCCGGTAAAATACCGCGATACTTGCCCGGCTTGCGGCACGCCGCTCGTGCGTACCGAAGGCGAAGCGCATTTTTACTGCCCCAACGATACCGGCTGTCCGCCCCAGATAAAAGCCAAAATTGAGCATTTTATCACCCGCCGGGCCATGAACATTGAAAACCTGGGGCCGGAAACAATTGAGCAATTATACACCGAAGGCTTGTTACGCAACGTAGCCGACCTGTACGATTTGAAATTCGAGCAACTGGTGCACCTGGAGCGATTAGGCGAAAAGTCCGTAACTAATTTACTGGCCGGTCTCGAAAAATCAAAAGAAGTACCTTACGATCGGGTGTTGTTTGCCATCGGCATCCGGTTTGTGGGCAGCACCGTGGCCCGCAAAATTACAGAACGGTTTGCCAGCATCGAAACTTTACAAGCCGCCAGTTACGAAGATTTGATTAACGTACCCGAAATTGGCGATCGCATTGCGCTGTCTATTCTGAGTTATTTTAAAAACGACGAAAACTTACGCCTTATAGAACGCTTAAAAGCCGCGGGGTTGCAGTTTAGCCGCGAAGAAGATCAAAACCAAGCTGCTACTTCTACCAAACTGGTGGGTCTTACCTTTGTGATTTCTGGCGTTTTTGAAACCCATAGCCGTGATGAATTGCAAGATCTAATTACCCAAAATGGCGGTAAGGTAGTAAGTTCTATTTCTAAAAAACTATCTTACCTGGTAGCCGGCGATAAAATGGGCCCCGCTAAGTTAGAAAAGGCTAATGAACTAGGTATTAAAATAATCTCGGAAGTTGATTTTTTAAATATGGTAGCTTAA
- the dapA gene encoding 4-hydroxy-tetrahydrodipicolinate synthase, with the protein MKSLRGTGVALITPFTQDLAVDYESLRKLLHFNLEAGVNYLVVNGTTAESPTLTDTEKIDILTFVKEFTAGKVPVVFGIGGNSTQQVLEIIKQTDFTGVAAILSVSPYYNKPSQQGLYQHYLEIANACPVPVILYNVPGRTASNLTAETTLKLAKHPNIIGTKEASGNLEQCLQIVKYKPAGFMLISGDDMLTVPLISVGAEGVISVLANAFPEKYCQMVQLALDNNFQEATKILLDFVDINPLMYEESNPVGVKAVLEMLGIARPFVRLPLMEASMALKTKLQKLL; encoded by the coding sequence ATGAAAAGTTTACGCGGCACCGGAGTAGCGCTTATTACCCCCTTCACCCAGGACTTAGCCGTTGATTACGAAAGTTTAAGAAAGCTGCTTCACTTTAACTTAGAAGCCGGTGTAAACTATTTGGTGGTAAACGGTACCACCGCCGAGTCGCCCACCCTGACGGATACCGAGAAGATAGATATTCTAACTTTTGTGAAAGAGTTTACAGCCGGTAAAGTGCCCGTTGTTTTTGGTATTGGTGGCAATAGCACCCAACAAGTTCTGGAAATTATTAAGCAAACTGATTTTACCGGAGTAGCCGCTATTCTTTCGGTAAGTCCTTACTACAATAAACCTTCGCAACAAGGGCTTTACCAACATTATCTGGAAATAGCGAATGCTTGCCCGGTACCGGTTATTTTGTACAATGTACCGGGCCGCACGGCCAGTAACTTAACCGCCGAAACCACGCTTAAATTAGCAAAGCACCCCAACATCATCGGCACCAAAGAAGCTTCGGGCAACCTGGAACAATGCCTGCAAATTGTAAAGTACAAACCCGCAGGTTTTATGCTGATCAGTGGGGATGATATGCTTACCGTACCTTTGATTTCGGTGGGGGCCGAGGGAGTAATTTCGGTACTGGCTAATGCGTTTCCGGAAAAATATTGCCAGATGGTACAACTGGCTCTGGATAACAATTTTCAGGAAGCCACGAAAATCCTGCTCGATTTTGTAGACATTAACCCCTTAATGTACGAAGAAAGCAATCCGGTAGGTGTTAAAGCAGTGTTGGAAATGTTAGGGATAGCCCGCCCGTTTGTGCGGTTACCTTTAATGGAAGCCAGTATGGCTTTAAAAACCAAGCTGCAAAAATTATTGTAA
- a CDS encoding (Fe-S)-binding protein, with product MAKPVVDIFIPCFVDQLYPETGLNMVKVLERVGCEVRYNANQTCCGQPAYNAGFLDESCQVAHKFLDDFSAEGSDYIVSPSASCVGMVRNAYTDMFVTTSKFINYRNMERKVFEFTEFLVDVLLIDTVPGARLDGTITYHDSCSALRECGIKEAPRRLLQNVTGLQLLEMPDTDTCCGFGGTFAVKFESISVAMAEQKVENALSTGANYIVSTDTSCLMHLDGYIQRNNKPIKTMHIADVLASGW from the coding sequence ATGGCGAAACCCGTTGTTGATATTTTTATTCCTTGTTTTGTAGACCAATTGTACCCGGAAACCGGCTTGAACATGGTAAAAGTTCTGGAAAGGGTAGGGTGCGAAGTACGTTATAACGCCAACCAGACCTGTTGCGGTCAGCCCGCTTATAATGCTGGCTTTTTAGACGAAAGTTGCCAGGTAGCGCATAAATTTCTGGATGATTTCTCTGCCGAAGGTTCCGATTATATAGTAAGCCCCTCGGCTTCTTGTGTAGGTATGGTGCGTAATGCGTACACCGATATGTTCGTAACTACGTCTAAGTTTATTAATTACCGCAACATGGAACGGAAGGTGTTTGAATTTACCGAGTTTCTGGTGGATGTGTTGTTGATTGATACCGTGCCGGGCGCCCGTCTGGATGGCACCATTACCTACCACGATTCGTGCAGTGCCTTGCGGGAATGCGGCATTAAAGAAGCGCCCCGCCGGCTACTGCAGAACGTTACGGGTTTACAGTTGCTCGAGATGCCCGATACCGACACTTGCTGTGGCTTCGGCGGTACATTCGCGGTTAAATTTGAATCGATATCGGTGGCCATGGCCGAACAAAAAGTAGAAAATGCCTTAAGCACCGGCGCTAATTACATTGTATCCACCGATACCAGTTGTTTAATGCACCTGGATGGCTATATTCAACGTAACAACAAGCCCATTAAAACCATGCACATTGCCGATGTACTGGCTAGTGGTTGGTAG
- a CDS encoding beta/alpha barrel domain-containing protein, whose translation MKLIECPRDAMQGFPHQVPTALKISYLQQLLAVGFDTLDFGSYVSPKAIPQLADTPQVLAALDMSATTTRLLAIVANVRGAEQALAQEKISFIGYPLSLSEIFQQRNTHKSIAEAFQDIARIQDLCYQQNKTLVTYLSMGFGNPYQEPWSTDIVLEFVQRLVTLNVSIISLSDTVGLAQLLDIQQLFTYLIPTFPQVEFGAHLHVQPRNWQAKVAAAVAGGCTRFDGALRGFGGCPLATDELTGNLATENLVAYFENNAVPLKINKQAFRSAWTLAETVFTS comes from the coding sequence ATGAAATTAATTGAATGCCCGCGTGATGCCATGCAAGGGTTTCCGCATCAGGTACCTACGGCTTTAAAAATAAGCTATTTGCAGCAACTGCTGGCAGTAGGTTTTGATACTTTAGATTTTGGGAGTTACGTTTCGCCGAAAGCTATTCCGCAATTGGCCGATACGCCGCAGGTTTTAGCTGCTTTGGATATGAGCGCCACCACTACCCGCTTATTAGCCATTGTGGCCAATGTCCGAGGGGCCGAACAAGCCCTGGCCCAGGAAAAAATCTCTTTTATCGGCTATCCTTTGTCTTTGTCCGAAATTTTTCAACAGCGCAATACCCACAAATCTATTGCAGAGGCTTTTCAGGATATTGCCCGGATTCAGGATTTATGTTACCAGCAAAATAAGACTTTGGTTACTTACTTATCCATGGGCTTTGGCAACCCGTACCAGGAACCCTGGAGCACCGACATAGTCTTGGAGTTTGTGCAGCGATTAGTAACTTTAAACGTTTCCATTATTTCTTTATCCGATACGGTGGGCTTGGCCCAACTGCTCGATATTCAACAACTTTTTACTTATTTAATCCCAACTTTCCCGCAGGTGGAGTTTGGGGCGCACCTGCACGTGCAACCACGTAATTGGCAGGCGAAAGTAGCTGCGGCTGTGGCGGGCGGCTGTACCCGTTTTGATGGGGCCTTAAGAGGATTTGGCGGCTGCCCCTTGGCTACTGATGAGCTGACCGGCAACCTGGCAACCGAAAATTTGGTGGCATATTTCGAAAATAATGCTGTACCTTTGAAAATTAATAAGCAAGCATTTCGGTCGGCATGGACCCTGGCCGAAACTGTTTTTACTTCCTGA
- a CDS encoding Ppx/GppA phosphatase family protein: MKLAAIDIGSNAIRCQISNVFIYNQNPVFKRLEYIRYPMKLGQDVFATGIISEAREMKFIKFLHALKLLIEVHEVDHYLVCATSAMRMAQNAPEVIKRVYDLLEMQIEVIDGYSEAEYINKVIYSLLDDKNYLHIDVGGGSTEFNVYVGQQKVASQSFELGSIRQLQRDGRSEMWEVMKDWVKENARKNHVTRAVGTGGNINKIYELAGKMAGKPIFKKQIEDIVDQLENMTMEERQSVLLLNPDRADVIVPAARIYLSAMKWARVESMLVPTVGLKDGMLQALYEKHKAEVTPI; encoded by the coding sequence TTGAAATTAGCTGCTATTGATATTGGCTCCAACGCTATTCGCTGCCAGATTTCCAACGTTTTTATTTACAACCAAAATCCTGTTTTTAAGCGCCTCGAATACATCCGGTACCCGATGAAACTGGGGCAGGACGTATTTGCCACCGGTATCATCTCCGAAGCCCGCGAAATGAAGTTTATTAAATTTTTACACGCGCTAAAGTTACTCATAGAAGTGCACGAAGTAGACCATTACCTGGTTTGTGCTACCTCGGCCATGCGCATGGCCCAAAATGCGCCGGAAGTTATTAAACGCGTGTACGATTTACTCGAAATGCAAATAGAAGTAATAGATGGTTATAGCGAAGCCGAATACATTAACAAGGTAATTTATAGTTTACTCGACGATAAAAACTATTTGCACATTGACGTGGGTGGCGGCAGCACCGAATTTAACGTGTACGTGGGCCAGCAAAAAGTAGCGTCGCAATCGTTTGAATTGGGTTCTATCCGGCAGTTGCAGCGCGATGGCCGCAGCGAAATGTGGGAAGTGATGAAAGACTGGGTAAAAGAAAACGCCCGCAAAAACCACGTAACGCGTGCGGTGGGTACCGGCGGTAACATCAACAAAATTTACGAACTAGCCGGTAAAATGGCCGGTAAACCTATTTTTAAAAAACAGATTGAAGACATTGTGGACCAACTGGAAAACATGACCATGGAGGAACGCCAGAGCGTGTTACTGCTAAACCCCGACCGGGCCGATGTGATTGTGCCGGCCGCCCGCATTTATTTGTCGGCTATGAAATGGGCCCGGGTAGAAAGCATGCTGGTACCCACCGTGGGTTTAAAGGATGGCATGTTGCAAGCACTATACGAAAAGCACAAAGCCGAAGTAACTCCGATTTAA
- the ppk1 gene encoding polyphosphate kinase 1 → MNPNKISDQIRKSKYISRDLSWLRFNYRVLDQVKDASKSIFDRLKFLAITSSNLDEFFMIRVGSLYNYIDYGKERVDYSGLRELPFRKKLFELAHRFVIDAYSTYNNDLVPLFNKNGFDICKIDNLTEVEQKKADRYFKDTIYPLLTPMMYDNYHGFPLLMNQILIFGVVTKTSDENKLQQRLTFVQIPQNLARFFEIQRKDKIIFVPIEEVIRWRIGKLFRNVEIVSIDLFRITRNGDFTLEESDDIDADFIQEIKLKLKTRKKGRVVRLEVEKNPSPYMMKVLKERWAIDNNNIFPVNNLIDLKGLWQIIKHNHFKDKLFRQPSPVPPFSLPIEEANENLFDYLKEHDVLLHHPFNSIEPVVSLLEKAAEDPYVLGIKQTIYRLADQSRVSAALLKAAENGKNVSVLFEVKARFDEERNIKEGERLEKAGCFVIYGVSKYKTHTKMMMIIRKEGEKVTRYVHIGSGNYNEQTSKLYTDISLLTTNETYAHDVSEFFNVITGHSLPNDYEYLITAPKDMRLQMAELIRTEARNARRGLPSGIVMKMNSLEDKEIIDELYRASKAGVPIKLIVRGICCLRPGRKSLSENISVSSIVGEYLEHTRLFYFHNNNEPKILGGSADMMVRSFDRRIEALFLIVDEELKKEATTILKYNLRDNKNTYVMREDGAYIKKQDSDEVFNLHQEFYKLTPEKLEDSVSLHQYLQQQTIIPASPKAYKNHGDEDSDLTTDDELDVEDEPELPEEELEVASNAESQAGLE, encoded by the coding sequence ATGAATCCGAATAAGATCTCCGACCAAATCCGCAAAAGTAAGTACATCAGCCGCGATTTAAGCTGGCTGCGGTTTAATTACCGGGTACTCGACCAGGTAAAAGATGCTTCCAAAAGTATCTTCGACCGGCTCAAGTTTCTGGCTATTACGTCTTCTAACCTCGACGAGTTTTTTATGATCCGGGTAGGCAGTTTGTACAACTACATCGATTACGGCAAAGAGCGGGTAGATTATTCGGGTTTGCGGGAGTTGCCTTTCCGGAAAAAATTATTTGAGTTAGCGCACCGGTTTGTGATTGATGCCTATTCTACGTATAACAACGACTTAGTACCGCTTTTTAACAAAAATGGCTTTGATATCTGCAAAATCGATAACCTAACCGAGGTAGAGCAAAAAAAGGCCGACCGGTATTTTAAAGATACCATCTACCCCTTGCTGACGCCCATGATGTATGATAATTACCACGGGTTTCCGTTGCTCATGAACCAGATTCTTATTTTTGGCGTGGTTACGAAAACCAGCGACGAGAATAAGCTGCAGCAACGGCTTACCTTTGTGCAGATTCCGCAGAACCTGGCGCGTTTTTTTGAAATACAGCGAAAAGACAAAATTATTTTTGTGCCCATTGAAGAAGTTATTCGCTGGCGCATTGGTAAACTTTTCCGGAACGTAGAAATTGTATCCATTGATCTGTTTCGGATTACCCGCAATGGCGATTTTACCCTGGAAGAAAGCGACGATATCGACGCAGACTTTATTCAGGAGATAAAATTAAAATTAAAAACCCGTAAGAAAGGCCGGGTGGTTCGTCTGGAAGTAGAAAAAAATCCGTCGCCTTACATGATGAAGGTTTTAAAAGAACGGTGGGCCATCGATAATAATAATATTTTTCCGGTTAATAATCTCATCGATTTAAAAGGGCTGTGGCAGATTATTAAGCATAATCATTTCAAAGATAAACTTTTCCGGCAACCTTCGCCGGTACCGCCTTTTTCTTTGCCCATAGAAGAGGCCAACGAAAACTTATTTGATTATTTAAAAGAACACGATGTGCTGTTGCACCACCCGTTCAACAGCATTGAGCCGGTAGTAAGCCTCCTGGAAAAAGCGGCCGAGGACCCCTATGTTCTGGGGATAAAGCAAACCATTTACCGATTAGCTGACCAGTCGCGGGTATCCGCGGCTTTACTCAAAGCGGCCGAGAACGGTAAAAACGTATCGGTGCTGTTTGAAGTAAAAGCCCGCTTTGATGAAGAACGAAACATTAAAGAAGGCGAACGTTTGGAAAAAGCGGGTTGCTTTGTTATTTACGGCGTAAGCAAGTACAAAACGCACACCAAGATGATGATGATCATCCGGAAAGAAGGGGAGAAGGTAACGCGGTACGTGCACATTGGCAGCGGTAATTACAACGAACAAACCAGTAAGTTGTACACCGATATTAGTTTACTGACCACCAACGAAACCTACGCCCACGACGTATCGGAGTTTTTTAACGTTATTACCGGTCATTCTTTACCCAATGATTACGAGTATTTGATTACGGCCCCGAAAGATATGCGTCTGCAAATGGCCGAACTGATCCGGACCGAAGCCCGCAACGCCCGCCGGGGTTTACCAAGCGGCATTGTCATGAAAATGAACTCGCTGGAAGATAAAGAAATAATTGACGAATTATACCGGGCTTCGAAAGCAGGCGTGCCCATTAAATTAATCGTGCGCGGCATCTGCTGCTTGCGGCCGGGCCGGAAATCGCTGAGCGAAAACATTTCGGTATCCTCAATTGTGGGCGAGTACCTGGAACATACCCGTTTATTTTATTTTCATAACAACAACGAACCCAAAATACTGGGCGGCAGTGCCGACATGATGGTGCGCAGTTTTGACCGCCGCATCGAAGCTTTATTTTTAATTGTAGATGAGGAGCTGAAAAAAGAAGCTACTACTATTTTAAAGTACAATTTAAGAGATAATAAAAATACCTACGTGATGCGTGAAGACGGGGCTTACATTAAAAAACAGGATTCTGATGAAGTGTTTAACCTGCACCAGGAGTTTTATAAATTGACCCCCGAGAAGTTAGAAGATAGCGTTTCGCTGCACCAGTATTTACAGCAGCAAACTATAATTCCGGCCTCTCCCAAAGCTTATAAAAACCACGGTGACGAAGACTCCGATCTAACAACCGACGATGAATTAGACGTAGAGGATGAGCCTGAATTACCGGAAGAAGAACTAGAAGTAGCTTCGAACGCCGAATCACAAGCCGGATTAGAGTAA
- the gyrB gene encoding DNA topoisomerase (ATP-hydrolyzing) subunit B, with the protein MSEVQERKMSEYSADSIQVLEGLEAVRKRPAMYIGDIGIKGLHHLVWEVVDNSIDEALAGHCDTIDVAINTDNSVTVSDNGRGIPTDYHQKEGRSALEVVMTVLHAGGKFDKDSYKVSGGLHGVGVSCVNALSTDLKVTVRRNGKKYEQAYKIGIPQYDVREIGETEDHGTTVQFKPDDTIFTTTEYKYDTIASRLRELSFLNKGIRINLQDLREIDADGKPLAESFYSEGGLREFVAYLEETRENLIPEPIYVESEKNNIPIEIALQYNSSYTENIFSYVNNINTIEGGTHVAGFRRALTRTLKAYADRSGMLEKAKVDIQGDDFREGLTAVISVKVQEPQFEGQTKTKLGNSDVMGAVDTAVGEMLNQFLEENPREARIIIQKVVLAAQARYAARKAREMVQRKSVLSGTGLPGKLADCADSEPANCEIYLVEGDSAGGSAKQGRDRKFQAILPLRGKILNVEKAQEHRIYENEEIKNMITALGVSFGTPDDHKALNMEKLRYHRVIIMTDADIDGSHIRTLILTFFFRYMRELIDNGYIYIALPPLYLVKKGKEERYCWTEQDRIEAVQELGKGKEDSVGVQRYKGLGEMNPEQLWTTTMRPETRSLKQVTIESAAEADHLFSMLMGDEVAPRRDFIERNAKYANIDA; encoded by the coding sequence ATGAGTGAAGTTCAAGAAAGAAAAATGTCCGAATATTCGGCAGATAGTATACAGGTTTTAGAAGGTTTAGAAGCCGTCCGGAAGCGTCCGGCGATGTATATTGGCGATATAGGTATTAAGGGTCTTCATCATTTAGTTTGGGAAGTTGTTGATAATAGCATTGATGAGGCCTTAGCGGGCCATTGCGATACCATTGATGTAGCAATTAATACCGATAACTCGGTTACGGTTTCCGATAATGGCCGGGGTATCCCCACGGATTATCACCAGAAAGAAGGCCGGTCGGCGCTGGAAGTAGTAATGACCGTGCTGCACGCCGGTGGTAAATTTGATAAAGATTCTTATAAAGTTTCGGGAGGTTTGCACGGCGTGGGGGTTTCCTGCGTAAACGCGCTGTCTACCGATTTAAAAGTAACTGTTCGTCGGAATGGTAAAAAATACGAGCAAGCTTATAAAATTGGTATTCCGCAGTACGATGTCCGGGAAATTGGCGAAACCGAAGACCACGGCACTACCGTGCAATTTAAGCCCGACGACACTATTTTCACCACTACCGAATATAAATACGATACCATTGCCAGCCGTTTGCGCGAGCTGTCTTTTTTAAATAAAGGCATCCGCATTAACCTGCAGGATTTACGCGAAATTGATGCGGATGGCAAGCCTTTAGCCGAGTCGTTTTATTCCGAAGGTGGTTTGCGCGAGTTTGTAGCGTATTTAGAAGAAACCCGCGAAAATTTAATTCCGGAACCGATTTACGTCGAAAGCGAAAAAAATAACATCCCGATTGAGATTGCTTTACAGTATAACTCGTCGTACACGGAGAATATTTTTTCGTACGTTAACAACATTAATACCATCGAAGGCGGTACGCACGTAGCTGGTTTCCGGCGGGCGCTTACCCGTACCTTAAAAGCCTACGCCGACCGTTCCGGGATGCTCGAAAAAGCCAAAGTAGATATTCAGGGCGATGATTTCCGGGAAGGTTTAACGGCGGTTATTTCGGTGAAAGTACAAGAGCCGCAGTTTGAAGGCCAGACTAAAACCAAACTGGGTAACTCCGATGTAATGGGCGCGGTAGATACCGCCGTAGGCGAAATGCTGAACCAGTTCCTGGAAGAAAACCCACGGGAAGCCCGCATTATTATTCAAAAAGTAGTGTTGGCGGCGCAGGCGCGTTACGCCGCCCGCAAGGCCCGCGAAATGGTGCAACGCAAAAGCGTTTTATCCGGTACCGGTTTACCCGGTAAACTCGCCGACTGCGCCGACTCGGAACCCGCTAATTGCGAAATTTACCTGGTAGAGGGGGACTCGGCGGGTGGTTCGGCCAAGCAAGGCCGTGATCGTAAATTCCAGGCTATTCTGCCCTTGCGGGGTAAAATTTTAAACGTAGAAAAAGCGCAGGAACACCGGATTTACGAGAACGAAGAAATTAAAAACATGATTACGGCTTTAGGGGTAAGTTTTGGTACTCCGGATGATCATAAAGCCTTGAACATGGAAAAATTGCGCTATCACCGGGTGATTATTATGACGGATGCGGACATTGATGGTTCGCACATCCGGACGTTAATTCTGACCTTCTTTTTCCGGTACATGCGCGAACTGATTGATAACGGCTATATCTACATTGCCTTGCCGCCGCTTTACTTAGTTAAAAAAGGCAAAGAAGAGCGCTATTGCTGGACCGAACAAGACCGGATAGAAGCCGTGCAGGAACTAGGCAAAGGTAAAGAAGACAGCGTAGGCGTACAGCGATATAAAGGTTTAGGTGAGATGAACCCGGAACAACTCTGGACCACTACCATGCGCCCCGAAACCCGCAGTTTAAAGCAAGTAACTATTGAATCCGCAGCTGAAGCCGATCACTTATTCTCGATGCTGATGGGCGATGAAGTAGCTCCCCGCCGCGATTTTATTGAACGCAACGCCAAATACGCTAATATAGATGCTTAA